In uncultured Methanobrevibacter sp., the following proteins share a genomic window:
- a CDS encoding STM4504/CBY_0614 family protein, with product MISNLYSDRNKPKSVDEVVIFDELPRKLRVQFYFILKDILYDYDPHYAKIHELLCRKYGKLSLSSRYALGDYDKEALEEALTKPNYNFNLIFDMVELAIRYQIDQMLKDGYEEEEINEFIEEVQKSINTCFKESSMGYEIVNCQIIRKDSEITFTEIIEPTINLTYNDLFENVNVDFVDAIKEYQNGDNKNCIVKLLRAFESTLKIICDKKGWEYNETDRCSKLINICFDNEIVPQEMKSEFTSLNSLLQSGILPVRNNFGGHGDGGEEKVVEDYLARYAINITGSCILFVIEASGL from the coding sequence ATGATTTCTAATTTATATTCTGATAGAAATAAACCTAAAAGTGTTGATGAAGTGGTTATTTTTGATGAACTTCCTAGAAAATTGAGAGTTCAATTTTATTTTATTCTTAAAGATATTTTATACGATTATGACCCTCATTATGCGAAAATTCATGAATTGTTATGTAGGAAATATGGTAAACTTAGTTTAAGTTCAAGATATGCCTTAGGAGATTATGATAAGGAAGCATTAGAAGAAGCATTGACTAAACCTAATTATAATTTTAATTTGATATTTGATATGGTGGAATTGGCAATAAGGTATCAGATTGATCAAATGTTGAAGGATGGATATGAGGAGGAAGAGATTAATGAATTTATAGAGGAGGTTCAAAAATCTATAAATACCTGTTTTAAAGAATCTTCAATGGGATATGAAATTGTAAATTGTCAAATAATTAGAAAAGATTCTGAAATTACTTTTACAGAAATTATTGAACCAACAATTAATTTAACTTACAATGATTTGTTTGAGAATGTAAATGTTGACTTTGTTGATGCAATTAAGGAATATCAAAATGGAGATAACAAAAATTGTATAGTAAAATTATTAAGGGCTTTTGAAAGTACTTTAAAAATTATCTGTGATAAAAAAGGATGGGAATATAATGAAACAGATAGATGTAGCAAACTTATTAATATTTGCTTTGATAATGAGATAGTTCCTCAAGAGATGAAATCAGAGTTTACTAGTTTAAATAGTTTATTGCAAAGTGGAATTCTCCCTGTAAGAAATAATTTTGGAGGGCATGGTGACGGTGGTGAAGAAAAGGTTGTTGAAGATTATTTGGCAAGATATGCTATAAATATTACTGGGTCATGTATACTATTTGTAATTGAAGCAAGTGGTTTGTAA
- a CDS encoding AAA family ATPase, translating into MEINIFNGPKKEFENIIPSKKITLHEFVSKYDTKKNTVHVKTDPEKEYYEDNEKEHIECLVAFSENYAGITESAVQTFNNILNECEIEKIYLQNPPKSIIKLLEENYKNIEYENHEYSTLTKIDFLKINDDFDKRIIGQEKAKRKILVALYPLIKKYNKGKPITLMFYGNSGVGKTETAKFISDILGEKLFRKQFSMFQNMKFSEYLFGGSHMQSSFAKDLLERESNIILLDEFDKAANLFHEAFYQLFDEAIFEDNNYQVKLEDSIIICTSNYKNIEEIRKNIGDPLFYRFDSIIKFEDLSTESIERIIENVVNNKYEKLDLDDKKLINKTEITNLFKINAYKIRNSRQISNLIEEKINSDIIDSFIKNEKNES; encoded by the coding sequence ATGGAAATTAATATTTTTAATGGTCCTAAAAAAGAATTTGAAAATATTATTCCTTCTAAAAAAATTACATTACATGAATTCGTATCAAAATATGACACGAAAAAAAATACAGTTCATGTAAAAACCGACCCTGAGAAAGAATACTACGAAGATAATGAAAAAGAACATATTGAATGTTTAGTTGCATTTTCAGAGAATTATGCAGGGATAACTGAAAGTGCAGTACAAACATTTAATAATATATTAAATGAATGTGAAATAGAAAAAATTTATCTGCAAAATCCTCCTAAAAGCATTATAAAATTACTTGAAGAAAATTATAAAAATATTGAATATGAAAACCATGAATATTCCACATTGACCAAAATAGATTTCTTAAAAATTAATGATGACTTTGATAAAAGAATAATAGGTCAAGAAAAAGCAAAAAGAAAAATATTAGTTGCATTATACCCACTTATCAAAAAATATAATAAAGGGAAGCCAATTACTCTAATGTTTTATGGTAATTCTGGTGTAGGAAAAACTGAAACGGCAAAATTTATTAGCGATATATTAGGTGAAAAATTGTTTAGAAAACAATTTTCAATGTTTCAAAATATGAAATTTAGTGAATACTTATTTGGAGGAAGCCATATGCAATCATCCTTTGCAAAAGATTTGCTTGAAAGGGAATCAAATATCATTTTACTTGATGAGTTTGATAAAGCAGCTAATTTGTTTCATGAAGCATTTTATCAATTATTTGATGAAGCAATTTTTGAAGACAACAATTATCAAGTAAAATTAGAAGATTCTATAATCATATGTACATCTAACTACAAAAATATAGAGGAAATACGAAAAAATATTGGAGACCCTTTGTTTTACAGATTTGATAGTATAATAAAATTTGAGGATTTGTCTACAGAATCAATAGAAAGAATAATAGAAAATGTTGTAAATAACAAATATGAAAAATTAGATTTGGATGATAAAAAATTAATAAATAAAACAGAAATAACTAACTTGTTCAAAATTAATGCTTATAAAATACGTAATTCAAGACAGATATCTAATTTAATTGAAGAAAAAATTAATTCTGATATAATCGATTCTTTTATTAAAAATGAAAAAAATGAAAGTTAA
- a CDS encoding helix-turn-helix domain-containing protein produces the protein MDEKGLKEKFAKLFDDPNRETFKIALNNLTGEYDDLEFKEQEIDEHILAKHILGIANTSGGVICLGIKEGDNGLTPIGLDDSSDSTDLKKKLSRYLPYNLDYEVHPIDFDDKELWGDIRNKSFKIITIEYTPENIPFLPMKDSRDYKKTDIFCRKNSSTTRCEYDDLQNILNKRISATQKYLNIDHELNELEILMKRTSPQHTLFYTINNPNFLKIISQFKEKKIKRIEKGLGIDGFDEN, from the coding sequence ATGGATGAAAAAGGATTAAAAGAAAAATTTGCTAAATTATTTGATGATCCAAATAGAGAAACTTTTAAAATAGCATTAAATAATTTAACTGGGGAATATGATGATTTAGAATTTAAAGAACAAGAGATAGATGAGCATATATTGGCAAAACATATCTTGGGGATTGCGAATACATCTGGAGGGGTCATATGTTTAGGTATTAAAGAAGGAGATAATGGTTTAACTCCAATTGGTCTTGATGACAGTAGTGATTCCACAGATTTAAAGAAAAAATTATCCAGATATTTGCCATATAATTTAGATTATGAAGTTCATCCAATTGATTTTGATGATAAGGAATTGTGGGGGGATATACGAAATAAATCATTCAAAATTATTACTATAGAATACACTCCCGAAAATATTCCATTTTTGCCTATGAAAGATAGTAGAGATTATAAAAAAACTGATATTTTTTGTAGAAAAAATTCTAGTACTACTCGCTGTGAATATGATGATTTACAGAATATTCTTAATAAAAGAATATCTGCTACCCAAAAATATTTAAATATTGATCATGAGTTAAATGAATTAGAAATTTTAATGAAACGTACTTCACCTCAACATACCCTATTTTATACTATTAATAATCCTAATTTTTTAAAAATAATATCTCAATTTAAAGAAAAGAAAATAAAAAGAATAGAAAAAGGTTTGGGAATTGATGGTTTTGATGAAAATTGA
- a CDS encoding DUF6414 family protein, whose protein sequence is MNNKKKNPKMLKIVYFDEISAADYLIIKNEGISEEIEQQLKSKDHERSLDIDGNLWAKLPLLLLGIGGGIKGEGRIKFENNESNIIKKTISNSLLTDFLKEIDEDENIKEFKGFIVKPQPNSMTFIKMFTPYLKMLTTEFEIEGTSLNFANIDDAFEDGKGYYEMIARKKDEKMIYRFNINSFRNNYTIADLTKMNLTYFGIKVGEIEEGSLDITNELNINENSYNVQLEDIEESKFGGKSIPILQIYDIILAGVGEDGN, encoded by the coding sequence ATGAATAATAAAAAGAAAAATCCTAAGATGTTAAAAATAGTTTATTTTGATGAAATTTCTGCTGCAGACTATCTAATAATAAAAAATGAAGGAATTAGTGAAGAAATTGAACAACAACTCAAATCTAAAGACCATGAAAGAAGTCTAGATATAGATGGAAATTTATGGGCAAAACTTCCATTATTATTGTTAGGTATTGGTGGTGGTATTAAAGGTGAGGGAAGAATCAAATTCGAAAACAATGAAAGTAATATAATAAAAAAAACAATTTCAAACTCACTATTAACTGATTTTCTCAAAGAAATTGATGAAGATGAAAATATTAAAGAGTTTAAAGGATTTATAGTTAAGCCTCAACCAAATTCAATGACATTTATTAAAATGTTTACACCCTATTTAAAAATGCTTACAACTGAATTCGAAATTGAGGGAACCTCTTTAAACTTTGCAAACATAGATGATGCATTTGAAGATGGAAAAGGATATTACGAGATGATTGCAAGAAAAAAAGATGAAAAAATGATTTATAGATTTAATATCAATTCATTTAGAAACAATTATACGATTGCTGATTTAACAAAAATGAATTTAACTTATTTCGGAATAAAAGTAGGGGAAATTGAAGAAGGAAGCTTAGACATAACCAATGAACTAAATATTAATGAAAACTCCTACAATGTCCAGTTAGAAGATATTGAAGAATCTAAATTTGGAGGAAAATCCATACCGATTCTACAAATTTATGATATAATTTTAGCAGGGGTGGGTGAAGATGGAAATTAA